The DNA sequence CTGTCGCGGCCTACTTCATTACAGTAAGACGTATGATATCGCTTCTCTAGCTCGAGCTCAATGATATAGACATATCGCAGTGACACATCAGCAACACTCTTTCGGACCTCTCAAGGCGATCAGATTATCCATACAAGGACAGCATGAACTCCGTCCTCACGCAGATACAGCCACCGGCACCGCACTCTCGATTAGAGGAACAAGATGAATTCGAACATACCGACGCTGCTGCTTGGGGAAGTATGGCTGGGTTCGGGAATCTGTCGAGGACAGGTGGGATCGCCGGTATGAGCGTACCTCGAGTAGCTGATGTGCGTTTACCTGTCCACTTCTGGCTCATTCACACATGTCTCCTTACCATCGAACACATTCCGTAATGGGTCAACTCATTGCGTATGATATTCACGTGCTGATCTTGCAATGGAAACCGTTTAGCCCACGGCATTCCTGGATATGCACACCGATAACATGTCTTCCAACCCCgaagccaagatcaagatcgcgCACGGAACGACGACGCTGGCTTTCAAATTCCAGGGAGGGGTTATCGTAGCTGTAGATTCGAGAGCTACTGCCGGTTCATATGTCGGTGAGTTGTCTGATCTCACTCCTCGCTCGCTCTCAACTATCTCGTTGAATTTCTTTggagacaagctgatcaggaGGGAGGATAGCTTCTGGGACTGTCAAGAAGGTCATCGAGATAAATAAGTTTTTACTGGGCACGATGGCTGGTGGTGCCGCCGATTGTCAATACTGGTAAGCTGGCACCCGCTCTTTGTACGAAATCGGACAGGACCAGCTGACAGGGCTATGCGTACATAGGGAAACATACCTCGGTATGCAATGTCGTCTGTATGAGCTCAGGAACAAGGAGAGGATCTCGGTAGCTGCTGCATCTAAGATATTGTCGAATATCGTATACCAGTACAAGGGTATGGGACTGAGTATGGTCAGTTTGATCTCCTGTTTCTACTTGACAGGCTCCAGCCTCAGCTCAAACTGCGCTCTTGTATAGGGTACCATGGTCTGTGGATGGGATAAGACCGGACCCCAGATCTTCTACGTGGACGACGATGGACAACGATTGAAGGGTAATCTGTTCTCGGTCGGTTCGGGTAGTACCTTCGCATACGGTGTTCTTGATCAGGTGAGCCACAAGAGCATACACATGCGGGTACAGCTGCATCAGGGCTGTCAATTCGGCCGAGGGATGAGCGCAGCTGGCTAACTTGACTCGCAATGATCATGATAGGGATACCGATGGGATttgacggacgaagaagctcaagaattaggtagaagatcgatcattGCTGCAGGTCACCGAGATGCTTACTCGGGTAACACTTGTAATCTGTATCACGTCAAAGAGAACGGTTGGGACTTCATCGGTAAGCATCTCTCGTCTGCACCGACATCAAAGCGAGGAGCTCATTCAGTTGTTGTCACTTTTAGGCAACTACGACGTCAATGAATTATGGTATGAATacgaagccaagaagaaggcagatcgAGAGACTGCcactgctgctgccgctgctcCATCCCCTATGGCAGTAGAACCATAGACTATGTAGTTCGTTTGACGAAAGAAGCCAATCCCCATGTGTACGGTATGATGCATCATGTAAATAGTAGATTAATTATTGATTGCCACACGGGGGTTATGAGAGCGGCGAATGCCGAAACTTGTCACTCGGGTTTTGTGTTTTTGTTGCCACTGTTCATGTCATGACTACATCGAGCATTAATAGCGTTCGATGACCTCTATTCTTGCAACGCATCTACGACGTATATCGACAAGACGTGTCTGCGTGTCAGTTCTGTAGCAGATCAAAAGTGGTACCGGCTTCTGAGCAGTGCGAAGGATAGGATATATTAGCGTCAGTGTGTGAGCGAAAAGTGTAGAAAAGGCATTCAAGATGGTATGTCAACTCAAACATTTGTGCAATTAGGATGGAGGCGCCTGACAATTGTGGGGTTCAACAGGGTGTCCCAGCTCTGTTCAGATGGTTATCCAAGAAATACCCAAAGATCGTCAAtaaggtggtggaggagacgccgaagaaggtgatgacCGACGATGGGATCGTTGAAATACCCGTAGATATAAGTAAAGACTTTGACGGTGCGCCATATGTGGATAACCTGTATCGTACGTGCAATGCTTTTCAATCCCTTCTCACTCAGAAAGGAACTCACGTTGAAGCGCAAGCTGACCGTGTATGTTCGCTGTATTATAGTGGATATGAACGGTATCGTGCATCCATGTACGCATCCGGAAGGAAAACCCGCACCGGAgactgaggaggagatgatggttGAGATCTTCAATTATACGGAACGGGTCGTCAATATGACCAGACCAAGGAAGGTATTGATGATGGCCATTGGTGAGTCTTATCACTGTGGCAGCTGCTTCGCACTGCGAGTCAACCAATCGTAGCTGATCATACCACCTTTTTCGCTTTGAATTGTAGACGGAGTCGCCCCTCGAGCAAAGATGAACCAACAGCGTTCGCGTCGTTTCAGAGCTGCTCAAGAAGCAGCCGATAAagcagaggagaaacgaGAAGCGATCAAGATGTTCGAAGCTATGGGTCACACCGTATCTGAAGAAACGCAAAATCAGAAACATTGGGACACAAACGCCATCACACCAGGAACACCGTTCATGGACTTATTATCGATATCTCTGAAATACTGGGTGTCCCACAAGTTGACAACGGACCCCGGATGGAAGAATCTTAAAGTGATATTGTCTGATTCGAGCGTTCCGGGAGAAGGTGAACATAAGATCATGGACTGGATACGGCGTCAAAGATCGTATCCTACTTGGGACGCTAATACATCGCACGTCATCTATGGGCTGGATGCGGATCTGATCATGCTGTCACTGGCTACTCATGAACCCAACTTCAGAGTGTTGAGAGAAGACGTTTTCGCGCAGGGTAGTAAGGGACCTCAACCTTGTAAGAATTGTGGGCAGACTGGACATCTCACGGCGAACTGTATCGGTGAGTCACCATCTCGCGCTCTGCAATATCGAGATAACCAAGTGCATGTTTCGGCTGACTGACTGTTCGATAACACTTACAGGCGAAAAGAAGGCAAAAGATCCAAATGTAGTGGAAGTAGCTAAACCAGTTGACCCGAAACCATttatcttcctcgacgtCGCATGCCTGAGAGAATATTTGGCTGTGGAATTGAATCTACCTGGAGTCCCCTTCAAATTCGATCTTGAACTAGCAATAGATGATTGGATCTTCATGATTTTCTTTGTCGGAAACGATTTCTTACCGCATCTGCCAAGTTTGGAAATCCGGGAAGGTGCTATAGATGTTTTGTTGAAGATCTGGAGAGCGGAATTGCCTAGAATGGGAGGATATTTGACGAATCATGGAAAAGTCAACTTGGATCGAGCGCAGATAATATTAGAAGGACTCGcgaagagcgaagatgagatcttccagaagaggaaagaaggtacGTCTTCCGACACGAGGAGTGGCGTGGGTGTCGTGACTAACGAATGTGTCAACGTTGTAGACGAAGAGAGGCAGGAAAACAATAATAAGCGGAGAAGGGTCGATGATCATCGACGACAGAACGATGCAAAGGCCCGGGGAAATGGACAACATACTCGGTTTGACGATGCGCCCAAAGGAACAATGCAGCTCAATGGGACGGAATATGTCGCTGTGACACCATCCGCTACAGCCAGAGGAGGACCTTTACATCCTTCTTTACCGACTCGACCTGGCTTTGACCTCGTGTCTaaggaagaagtcaacaaGAAAAATGATGACGAGCTCAAGAAAGCCATGTCCAGTTCCGCTTCTAATTCCGACATCGTGAAGAACAGGAGAGCGATACGGATGGCCAATCTCAGTGCAGCTGAGGCACTCAAGGCGGAATTGATGGGAGAAAATGTGGAGTCAGCCGAGCCTGAGAACGTCACTGTCGAGAACaccgaagacgaggagaaagagcaatTGCTTGTTGGAGAGGCCGAGGATGTACTGGAGCAGcaaggggaagatgaaggtgtgGACGAAGAAATTATACAGCCTGCCGTCAAGtcagacgaggatgaaggcgaagCTCCAATAGGAGACGAGACAATGGAAGGGGATGACAACGCATCACCCGAAAGACCGAATAAGAGGAAGCGGAATGGGTCAGCtgaaggtgatgaggagAGCGATGgaggatcatcttcctcaagtAGCTcagatgaggacgacgatgatgacgatgcacCGCCCAACCCCGAAGCCGATCAACCGgtaccgaagaagaagctcaaggtCAACCCTGATGGTACTGTAGACGGATACGAGGACGACGTGAAGCTTTGGGAACCTGGATATCGAGAACGATACTACGAGAAGAAGTTTGGCGTCTCTCTTACCGATACCGAGTTCATCGACAATATCACCAAATCCTACATGGAAGGTCTGTGTTGGGTTTTGGAATACTATTACCAAGGTGTTCCAGCTTGGGATTGGTTCTACCCTTATCATTATGCTCCATTTGCTCAGGATTTCAAGAACATCGATAAGTTCAAGATTGAATTCAAGCAGGGCATGCCCTTCACGCCGTACGCTCAGTTGTTGGGTGTATTCCCCGctgcaaggtgagttgtctgtTTCTCACATCCAGAATGCCGTCCGATCAAGTCGCTATGGCAAGTGCTGACTCATGTAACCGAATCTTTTAGTCGAATACATTTACCTGAACCTCTACAGAAGTTGATGATAGATGAGGATTCTCCTATCTTGGATTTCTACCCATCCGACTTTGAGATCGATATGaacgggaagaagatggcCTGGCAAGGTGTCGCATTACTGCctttcattgatcaagacaAATTGCTTGCCGCGCTGCAAAGTCGGATACCACTGTTGACCGATGACGAAAGACGGAGGAATACTCATGGCGATAGCGTGATGTTCGTCTCGAATCAACAGGAATATGGATTGAGTCAAGCTTGTGCGGAGCTGTATGGTTTGCGCGCTAAAAAGCAAGGccaagaagagaaggtgagtattcTTCTCGGCCATCTTGTTTATCAAGCAGTGCCCGAGAGTTATCTGACCTGTAATTTGTTCCTCAGCTCGTACCCTTGGAGCCTCAGCAGACAGAAGGAATGACCGGATCGATACTACCCGATTCAAAATACATCCCAGGCACAACATTCGAAACTCCTATACCTGGCATTGATGAATGTC is a window from the Kwoniella dejecticola CBS 10117 chromosome 8, complete sequence genome containing:
- a CDS encoding proteasome subunit beta type-5; its protein translation is MNSVLTQIQPPAPHSRLEEQDEFEHTDAAAWGSMAGFGNLSRTGGIAGMSVPRVADPTAFLDMHTDNMSSNPEAKIKIAHGTTTLAFKFQGGVIVAVDSRATAGSYVASGTVKKVIEINKFLLGTMAGGAADCQYWETYLGMQCRLYELRNKERISVAAASKILSNIVYQYKGMGLSMGTMVCGWDKTGPQIFYVDDDGQRLKGNLFSVGSGSTFAYGVLDQGYRWDLTDEEAQELGRRSIIAAGHRDAYSGNTCNLYHVKENGWDFIGNYDVNELWYEYEAKKKADRETATAAAAAPSPMAVEP